A region of Maribacter algicola DNA encodes the following proteins:
- a CDS encoding very short patch repair endonuclease, which translates to MPKNYSEERIKVPRFNEESGFYTTPQRSKIMSKIRGKNTKPEMVFRKALYASGYRYRVDYKKLIGKPDIVLNKYKTVIFIDGEYWHGKNWKERKPKIKTNRAFWIAKIERNMQRDEEVNRELERLGYTIFRFWEIEVKKELEKCLQLVVKHLENVDN; encoded by the coding sequence TTCCGAAGAACGTATTAAAGTCCCCAGATTTAACGAAGAATCAGGATTCTACACCACACCCCAACGTTCCAAGATAATGAGCAAGATTCGGGGAAAGAACACCAAACCTGAAATGGTATTTAGAAAGGCTTTGTATGCCTCAGGATATAGATATCGGGTTGATTATAAAAAATTGATAGGAAAGCCAGATATCGTCCTCAACAAATACAAAACGGTCATCTTTATCGATGGAGAATACTGGCACGGCAAAAACTGGAAGGAACGGAAACCCAAAATTAAGACCAACCGTGCGTTTTGGATTGCCAAAATTGAAAGGAACATGCAGCGCGATGAAGAAGTTAACAGAGAGCTAGAGCGTTTGGGATACACTATTTTCAGATTCTGGGAAATCGAAGTAAAAAAAGAACTGGAAAAATGCCTGCAATTGGTTGTGAAACATTTGGAAAACGTGGACAATTAA
- a CDS encoding type 1 glutamine amidotransferase domain-containing protein produces the protein MKRIAILATHGFEESELKSPKEAMEKEGFQVDIISPENGKIKSWANGNWSNSYNVDRNLSDVKAEDYNALMLPGGVINPDTLRRNEDALVFVRDFFSMKKPVAAICHAPQILISADVVKGRTLTSFSSIKDDLINAGARWVDKEVVVDDGFVTSRNPNDLPAFNSKLIEEIKEGKHKEQHA, from the coding sequence ATGAAGAGGATTGCAATTTTAGCAACACACGGATTTGAAGAAAGTGAATTAAAGTCACCAAAGGAAGCCATGGAAAAGGAAGGTTTTCAAGTGGACATCATAAGCCCCGAAAACGGGAAAATAAAAAGTTGGGCCAATGGCAACTGGTCAAATAGCTATAATGTGGATAGAAATCTTTCTGATGTAAAAGCGGAAGATTATAATGCCTTAATGCTACCTGGTGGTGTAATAAACCCAGATACTTTGAGAAGGAACGAAGATGCCCTGGTTTTTGTTAGGGATTTCTTTAGCATGAAAAAGCCGGTGGCAGCTATATGCCATGCTCCTCAGATTTTAATAAGTGCCGATGTAGTAAAAGGAAGAACCCTTACATCCTTTAGCTCCATCAAAGATGATCTTATCAATGCAGGAGCTAGATGGGTGGATAAAGAAGTTGTTGTGGATGATGGCTTTGTGACCAGTAGAAATCCTAACGACCTACCTGCCTTTAACTCTAAGTTAATTGAGGAAATCAAGGAAGGGAAACATAAAGAGCAACATGCTTAA
- a CDS encoding methionine aminotransferase, giving the protein MNKEKKLKSKLPYVKTTIFTTVGNLARKHNAIDLSQGFPNFEADAKLISLVNQAMEQGHNQYAPMQGYYGLREIISEKIQTLHGHQYHPQTEITITVGATQAIYTAITAFVHPGDEVIVLKPAYDCYEPAIKVNGGIPIFLQLNVPDYKIDWEAFKAKITKKTKMVIINTPHNPSGKIFSENDMLQLQEILKGTNILVLSDEVYEHIVFDGKEHQSASRYTDLAERSFVCASFGKTFHVTGWKIGYCAAPKALMKEFRKVHQFAVFCVDHPVQRALTEYLKNPEHYLGLNDFYQRKRDLFLEGLADSKFKFIPTQGTYFQLLDYTQITQESDEEFAKKLILEHKLASIPISSFNVNNRDDKVLRFCFAKKQETLENAVEILSSL; this is encoded by the coding sequence ATGAACAAGGAAAAAAAACTTAAATCCAAATTGCCCTATGTAAAAACCACCATTTTTACCACCGTAGGGAATTTGGCCCGAAAACATAACGCTATTGACCTGTCCCAAGGGTTTCCAAATTTTGAAGCGGATGCCAAACTAATTTCCTTGGTGAACCAAGCTATGGAACAGGGTCATAACCAATATGCCCCAATGCAGGGCTATTATGGCTTAAGAGAAATTATTTCAGAAAAAATTCAAACACTCCACGGTCATCAGTATCATCCACAAACTGAAATAACAATTACCGTAGGTGCTACGCAAGCCATTTACACGGCCATAACGGCATTTGTACATCCAGGCGATGAGGTAATCGTGTTAAAACCTGCTTATGACTGTTATGAGCCTGCCATTAAGGTCAACGGGGGAATACCTATATTTCTACAATTGAATGTCCCAGATTATAAAATTGATTGGGAAGCCTTCAAAGCCAAAATCACCAAAAAAACCAAAATGGTGATTATCAATACGCCGCACAACCCAAGCGGAAAAATATTTTCCGAAAATGACATGCTACAGTTACAGGAAATTCTTAAAGGCACGAATATTTTGGTATTGAGTGATGAAGTATACGAACATATAGTTTTTGATGGAAAGGAGCATCAAAGCGCTTCTAGGTATACTGATCTGGCAGAACGAAGTTTTGTATGTGCCTCCTTTGGCAAGACCTTTCATGTTACCGGTTGGAAAATAGGCTATTGCGCGGCTCCTAAAGCCCTAATGAAGGAATTTAGAAAAGTGCATCAATTTGCCGTTTTCTGTGTGGACCATCCGGTTCAACGTGCATTGACGGAATACTTAAAAAACCCCGAACATTATCTTGGACTTAATGATTTTTATCAAAGGAAGCGAGACCTATTTCTTGAAGGCCTTGCCGATAGCAAATTTAAGTTCATCCCCACGCAAGGCACCTATTTCCAACTGTTGGATTATACCCAAATTACCCAAGAATCGGACGAAGAGTTTGCCAAAAAACTTATACTGGAACATAAACTGGCGAGTATCCCCATATCTTCTTTTAATGTCAACAACAGGGATGATAAAGTACTCCGATTTTGCTTCGCGAAAAAGCAAGAAACGCTAGAGAATGCTGTGGAAATTTTGTCCTCGCTTTAG
- a CDS encoding serine hydrolase domain-containing protein, with protein MKSYKNIFFFLLFSCALSGQEYYFPKPNASWEQKKPQEYKINTDKLQAAVDFAQANEYSGSRDLRIAILKGFEKEPFHKILGPTKKRGGPAGMILKNGYIVAQWGDVKRVDMTFSVTKSLLSTTAGLALDRGFISSTQDKTGDYIWDGTFDGEHNSKITWEHLLQQNSAWSGELWGGKDWADRPPSEGGIDDWKFEQPKEPGTFMEYNDVRVNVLAYALTHVWRAPLPQVLKQNIMDPIGASTTWRWYGYDHAWTEIDGINMKSVTGGGHSGAGLFINTEDMARFGLLFLNNGKWNNEQLISEDWIRQAISPSTPNVNYGYMWWLNKKGDRHWDGLSENIYYAAGFGGNFIVIDPENEMVVVTRWLEPNKIGEFMSKLNEALD; from the coding sequence ATGAAAAGTTACAAGAACATCTTTTTTTTTCTTTTGTTTTCCTGTGCGTTGAGTGGCCAGGAATACTACTTTCCCAAACCCAATGCCAGTTGGGAACAAAAAAAGCCACAAGAATATAAAATCAATACGGATAAACTTCAGGCTGCGGTGGATTTCGCCCAAGCGAACGAATACTCGGGTTCAAGAGACCTTAGAATTGCCATCTTGAAAGGATTTGAAAAGGAACCTTTTCATAAAATCCTAGGTCCTACCAAAAAACGGGGCGGACCTGCGGGCATGATACTTAAAAATGGATATATCGTGGCCCAATGGGGAGATGTAAAACGTGTGGATATGACGTTTAGTGTTACCAAAAGTCTTCTGAGTACTACCGCAGGACTGGCATTGGACCGTGGTTTTATTTCTTCCACACAGGACAAGACAGGTGATTATATATGGGATGGTACCTTCGATGGGGAACACAATTCGAAAATTACGTGGGAACATTTATTGCAACAAAATTCCGCTTGGTCCGGTGAATTATGGGGAGGTAAGGATTGGGCCGATCGTCCGCCCAGTGAAGGCGGCATAGACGATTGGAAATTTGAACAGCCCAAGGAGCCCGGTACGTTCATGGAGTATAATGATGTTCGTGTCAATGTGCTGGCCTATGCATTGACCCATGTCTGGAGAGCACCATTGCCACAGGTATTAAAGCAAAACATTATGGACCCTATTGGTGCGAGTACTACTTGGCGGTGGTACGGATATGATCACGCATGGACGGAAATCGATGGGATCAATATGAAATCCGTAACCGGGGGAGGTCATTCCGGTGCAGGTCTATTTATCAATACAGAGGATATGGCCCGCTTTGGACTGTTATTTCTAAACAATGGTAAATGGAATAATGAACAACTCATAAGTGAAGATTGGATTCGGCAAGCCATTTCACCCTCTACTCCAAATGTCAATTATGGCTACATGTGGTGGTTGAATAAAAAAGGTGACAGGCACTGGGACGGATTATCGGAGAACATTTACTACGCCGCAGGATTTGGCGGGAATTTTATCGTCATAGACCCTGAAAACGAAATGGTCGTAGTCACCCGATGGTTGGAACCAAATAAAATCGGGGAATTTATGTCCAAATTGAATGAGGCACTGGACTAA
- a CDS encoding GNAT family N-acetyltransferase — MPCKPCDVEQLMSISRTTFSDAFRNQNDPADFNSYLEQAFSKEQLCRELENPKMTFYFVYFEGVLAAYFKLNEGDAQTDIKQKDSMELERIYVLKAFQGKQLGKRILDWIKDRAGNVGKSFLWLGVWEKNPRAIVFYERHGFYKFGTHPYFIGNDKQTDYLMRYDVITR, encoded by the coding sequence GTGCCGTGCAAACCTTGCGATGTGGAGCAATTGATGTCCATATCCAGAACCACTTTTTCCGATGCGTTTCGCAATCAAAACGATCCAGCCGATTTCAACTCGTATTTGGAACAGGCATTTTCCAAAGAGCAATTGTGCCGAGAACTGGAAAACCCAAAAATGACTTTTTATTTTGTGTATTTTGAGGGTGTTTTGGCGGCCTATTTTAAATTGAACGAAGGTGATGCCCAAACCGATATAAAACAGAAGGACTCCATGGAACTGGAACGAATCTATGTACTCAAGGCCTTTCAGGGAAAGCAATTGGGAAAGCGAATTTTGGATTGGATAAAGGATAGGGCTGGTAATGTTGGAAAATCATTTCTATGGTTGGGTGTTTGGGAGAAAAACCCGCGCGCCATAGTCTTTTATGAACGACATGGATTTTACAAATTTGGGACACATCCCTACTTCATTGGAAATGATAAGCAAACCGATTATTTAATGCGATATGATGTTATAACCAGATAA
- a CDS encoding S9 family peptidase, whose amino-acid sequence MNRYCLTIVFCFFSFLSILAQESNLSELKIADIMNGNDFIGHRPSNVFWATDQSAIYFDWNPDMAFSDSLYSYRFITKDIEKVDFLEAENLPATQKVDHPTQNKSVYTKNGDIFLLDNATGKSMAITKTKERESNPHFTDNGKKVAFVNGSNLFSWDMEIGVLEQLTDFVEKLKEDPKRSTKDEWLYEDQLELFGVLRERKEKRELGERISKKLDALEPLPIATGNKQVINQTVSPNGRYVTYVLMDTPKNKNTMVPHFVTESGYTEEQTTRTKVGDELPTYEMFVYDTKRRTNYPVVLDSLEGLNDVPEFMKDYPDKTYENKNPIGRIGNPTWHPDGEKAILDLQASNYKDRWLVLLDAATGIITQLDRQHDDAWIAGPGITGWFNGGDLGWMPDGKSIWYKSEKTGYAHLYTMDMDGGNKRALTSGEFEIYDPFISKDKKRWYFTANKDHPGNRQFYTIPLKGGKLQKLTQWEGRNDVRLSPDEKQMAILYSYSNKPTELYVQKNPVYGKSGDPVKITESNTEAFNAYSWKDPEIITFPAADGANVHARLYTPDAKVKNNAAVIFVHGAGYLQNAHKWWSSYYREYMFHNLLVDNGYTVLDIDYRGSAGYGRDWRTGIYRHMGGKDLSDQVDGAKYLVDNYGVDTDKIGIYGGSYGGFITLMGMFNAPDTFSAGAAIRSVGDWAAYNHPYTAHILNTPVEDSLAYKRSSPIYFAKGLEGKLLILHGMVDDNVHFQDMVRLSQRLIELGKENWEMAVYPVERHGFVEPSSWTDEYKRIFKLFEETLTD is encoded by the coding sequence ATGAACAGATACTGTTTAACTATTGTTTTTTGTTTTTTTAGCTTTCTTTCTATTCTGGCACAAGAAAGTAACCTATCGGAATTGAAAATAGCGGATATCATGAACGGCAATGATTTTATAGGCCATCGTCCTTCCAATGTTTTTTGGGCAACGGACCAATCCGCCATTTATTTTGATTGGAATCCGGATATGGCATTTAGTGATTCGCTCTATAGCTATAGATTTATAACCAAGGATATTGAAAAAGTCGATTTTCTTGAAGCGGAAAATCTTCCCGCAACGCAAAAGGTGGACCATCCCACGCAAAACAAATCTGTTTATACCAAAAACGGGGATATTTTTCTCCTGGACAATGCTACAGGCAAATCCATGGCCATCACCAAAACCAAGGAAAGGGAATCCAACCCCCATTTCACGGACAATGGTAAAAAAGTGGCATTTGTTAATGGATCAAATCTTTTTTCGTGGGATATGGAAATCGGGGTTTTGGAACAGCTTACCGACTTTGTAGAGAAGCTGAAAGAAGACCCAAAGAGGAGCACTAAGGATGAATGGCTGTACGAAGATCAATTGGAACTTTTTGGCGTATTACGAGAAAGAAAGGAAAAAAGGGAGTTGGGTGAGCGAATCTCCAAGAAATTGGACGCCCTTGAACCCCTGCCCATAGCGACCGGGAATAAACAGGTCATCAACCAAACGGTTTCGCCAAACGGGCGCTATGTGACCTATGTGTTGATGGATACCCCAAAAAACAAAAACACCATGGTTCCCCATTTTGTAACGGAATCAGGGTATACTGAAGAGCAAACTACCCGAACAAAAGTGGGCGACGAACTTCCAACATATGAAATGTTCGTGTACGACACAAAAAGGCGTACAAACTATCCGGTTGTGCTGGATAGCTTGGAAGGACTAAACGATGTTCCGGAATTTATGAAGGATTATCCCGATAAAACCTATGAAAACAAAAATCCCATCGGTAGAATAGGTAATCCCACATGGCATCCTGATGGAGAAAAGGCCATTTTGGACCTTCAGGCCAGCAATTATAAAGACAGATGGCTGGTGCTGTTGGATGCGGCAACCGGAATTATAACCCAACTGGACCGTCAACATGATGATGCTTGGATTGCGGGGCCTGGAATTACGGGTTGGTTCAATGGGGGTGACCTTGGTTGGATGCCAGACGGGAAGAGTATTTGGTACAAATCGGAAAAAACGGGCTATGCCCACCTGTATACCATGGATATGGATGGAGGGAATAAAAGGGCCCTTACCTCAGGGGAATTTGAGATTTACGATCCCTTTATTTCCAAGGATAAAAAACGCTGGTATTTTACGGCGAACAAAGATCATCCAGGGAATCGTCAATTTTATACGATACCGTTAAAAGGAGGCAAATTGCAAAAATTGACCCAGTGGGAGGGAAGAAACGACGTAAGGCTTTCGCCGGATGAAAAACAAATGGCCATCCTTTATTCGTATTCGAACAAGCCAACAGAACTTTATGTACAGAAAAATCCGGTGTATGGAAAAAGCGGCGACCCAGTGAAAATCACCGAATCCAATACGGAAGCCTTTAATGCATACTCATGGAAAGACCCTGAAATCATTACTTTTCCGGCAGCTGATGGGGCCAATGTTCATGCTAGGCTCTATACCCCAGATGCGAAAGTAAAAAATAATGCAGCCGTAATTTTCGTGCATGGCGCAGGGTATTTACAAAATGCACATAAGTGGTGGAGCTCCTATTACAGGGAATATATGTTTCACAATCTATTAGTGGATAATGGATATACCGTCTTGGATATTGATTACCGGGGAAGTGCGGGTTACGGCAGGGACTGGCGTACGGGAATCTACCGTCATATGGGCGGTAAGGACCTTTCAGATCAGGTAGATGGCGCCAAATACTTAGTAGATAATTATGGTGTTGACACAGACAAAATAGGTATCTATGGTGGATCCTACGGTGGATTTATAACCTTAATGGGCATGTTCAACGCACCCGATACCTTTAGTGCCGGTGCGGCCATTCGCTCCGTAGGGGACTGGGCGGCATACAATCATCCGTATACCGCACATATTTTAAATACGCCGGTGGAGGATAGCTTGGCCTATAAAAGAAGTTCTCCTATCTATTTTGCCAAAGGTTTGGAAGGAAAGTTGCTGATTTTACATGGAATGGTCGATGATAATGTGCATTTTCAGGATATGGTCCGATTATCTCAACGGTTAATAGAGTTGGGTAAGGAGAATTGGGAAATGGCGGTGTATCCCGTAGAACGTCATGGATTTGTGGAACCGAGCAGTTGGACCGATGAGTACAAGCGCATCTTTAAACTCTTTGAGGAAACCTTGACGGACTAA
- a CDS encoding 3-oxoacid CoA-transferase subunit B, translating to MLDKNGIAKRIAQEVKDGYYVNLGIGIPTLVANFVRDDISVEFQSENGVLGMGPFPFDGEEDADVINAGKQTITTLPGASFFDSATSFSMIRGKHVDLTILGAMEVADNGDIANWKIPGKMVKGMGGAMDLVSSAEDIIVAMMHTNRAGESKLLKRCTLPLTGVKCVKKIVTNLAVLEVGPEGFILLERAPGVSVEDIRQATEGTLIVSGEIPEMKVD from the coding sequence ATGCTTGATAAAAACGGAATAGCAAAGCGTATAGCTCAGGAAGTTAAGGATGGATATTATGTTAACCTAGGTATCGGTATACCTACATTGGTGGCAAACTTTGTTCGGGACGATATTAGCGTGGAGTTTCAAAGCGAAAATGGTGTATTGGGCATGGGTCCCTTTCCTTTTGATGGCGAGGAGGATGCCGATGTTATAAATGCGGGCAAACAGACCATAACCACATTGCCCGGGGCCTCTTTTTTTGATTCGGCCACCAGCTTTTCCATGATCCGGGGAAAACATGTGGACCTTACCATTTTGGGCGCTATGGAAGTTGCGGACAACGGTGATATCGCCAATTGGAAAATTCCTGGTAAGATGGTCAAAGGCATGGGCGGGGCCATGGATTTGGTATCATCTGCAGAGGATATTATCGTTGCTATGATGCATACCAATAGGGCTGGGGAATCCAAATTATTAAAGAGGTGTACGTTACCACTCACCGGTGTAAAGTGTGTAAAAAAAATAGTTACGAACCTGGCGGTGTTGGAGGTGGGACCTGAAGGCTTTATCTTATTGGAGCGTGCGCCTGGGGTATCCGTAGAAGACATAAGGCAGGCTACAGAAGGCACGCTGATCGTATCTGGGGAAATTCCGGAAATGAAGGTCGATTGA
- a CDS encoding CoA transferase subunit A — protein MIRKTVSNVREALAGVKDGMTFMLGGFGLCGIPEKAIDELVRLGIKDITCISNNAGVDDFGLGLLLQKRQIRKMISSYVGENDEFERQMLSGELEVELTPQGTLAEKCRAAQGGFPAFFTPAGYGTEVAEGKETREFNGKMYVLEEAFKADYSFVKAWKGDEAGNLIFKGTARNFNPCMCGAAKITVAEVEELLPAGSLDPNQIHVPGIFVQRIFQGKGYEKRIEQRTVRKRG, from the coding sequence ATGATTAGAAAAACTGTATCAAATGTGAGAGAAGCCCTTGCTGGGGTAAAGGATGGAATGACCTTTATGCTTGGAGGATTCGGCTTATGCGGAATCCCAGAAAAAGCCATAGATGAGCTGGTGCGATTGGGCATAAAGGACATTACCTGTATTTCCAATAACGCCGGGGTGGATGATTTTGGTTTGGGGCTTTTGCTTCAAAAACGGCAGATAAGAAAAATGATTTCGTCCTATGTGGGTGAAAATGATGAGTTTGAAAGGCAAATGCTCAGCGGGGAATTGGAAGTGGAACTGACACCCCAAGGAACCTTGGCAGAAAAATGTAGGGCGGCCCAAGGGGGTTTTCCAGCTTTTTTTACCCCTGCAGGATATGGAACCGAGGTGGCTGAAGGTAAGGAAACTAGAGAGTTCAATGGTAAAATGTATGTGCTAGAGGAGGCTTTTAAGGCAGATTATTCCTTTGTGAAGGCGTGGAAGGGCGATGAGGCCGGAAACCTTATTTTTAAGGGAACCGCACGGAATTTTAACCCGTGTATGTGTGGAGCGGCCAAAATAACTGTGGCTGAGGTGGAGGAATTGTTACCTGCCGGATCTCTGGACCCCAATCAAATCCATGTCCCCGGAATTTTTGTACAACGAATATTTCAGGGAAAAGGATACGAAAAACGTATTGAACAACGAACCGTAAGAAAAAGAGGTTAA
- a CDS encoding penicillin-binding protein 1A produces the protein MAKAVKKKSDPGFSKYIKWFWILFASGIAFIALIFLSASWGFFGELPPYEYLENPQTNLASQIISSDGELLGKFYLDDNRTDVKYEDLPENLVNALVATEDARFQDHSGIDFRGTVRAFFFLGTRGGASTISQQLARQLFVGVRSRNKLETLQQKIKEWVLATRLERSYTKEEIISMYFNIYDFGNNADGIRSAARIYFGKEPKDLKIEESAMLVGMFKNSSLFNPLRREEMVKTRRDVVLAQMAKYDYITEQEKDSLQALKMDINFNPENHREGLATYFRMYLQRFMKDWIDKNPKPALPGERDKWNIYLDGLKIYTTIDSKMQANAEEAVYEHMANLQTEFFNQNTPERNPTTPFLDLTPEETEGIMERAMKNSDRWRGMKAAGKSEEEIRNSFSKKTEMTVFDWKSDTREKDTIMTPMDSIRYYKTFLRAAMMSMEPQTGHVKAWVGGINYKHFQYDNVIQGARQVGSTFKPFVYAAAIDQLRLSPCEKLPDTQYCIEAGKHGNMEAWCPRNSDLKYTGKEMTLKNALANSVNTVTAQLIDKVGPKSVVAIAKNLGMSGDVPEVPSIALGTLDANIYDMVGAYGAFANQGVYVKPVMVTRIEDKNGTVLYEYVPETKDVLSKEVSYAMIDLMKGVTQGGSGTRLRHNYNKNNTVYKEIMTGYPYELTNPIAGKTGTTQNNSDGWFMGMVPNLVTGVWVGGEERSIHFKNILYGQGASMALPIWGLYMKKNYGNEELGVSKEDFEKPEDMTIVTDCTKFVEDQQQDLQIEDDLDDLDF, from the coding sequence ATGGCAAAAGCGGTAAAAAAGAAAAGCGATCCTGGCTTTTCCAAATACATCAAATGGTTTTGGATTTTGTTTGCATCGGGCATTGCCTTCATTGCGTTGATTTTTCTATCTGCGTCATGGGGTTTTTTTGGAGAACTTCCGCCGTACGAATATTTGGAAAATCCACAAACCAATCTAGCTTCCCAAATCATTTCCTCGGATGGGGAACTATTGGGAAAATTTTATTTGGACGATAACCGTACCGATGTAAAATATGAAGATTTACCGGAGAATTTGGTAAACGCTCTGGTCGCAACGGAGGATGCCCGTTTTCAGGACCACTCCGGAATTGACTTTAGGGGAACGGTACGGGCCTTTTTCTTTTTGGGCACAAGGGGTGGCGCCAGTACGATCAGTCAGCAATTGGCACGGCAATTATTTGTGGGCGTAAGATCTAGAAATAAGCTGGAAACCTTACAGCAAAAAATCAAAGAGTGGGTTCTTGCCACAAGGTTGGAGCGCAGCTATACCAAGGAAGAAATCATCAGTATGTATTTCAATATTTATGATTTTGGAAACAATGCGGATGGTATTCGCTCTGCGGCCCGGATTTATTTTGGCAAGGAGCCAAAGGATTTGAAAATCGAGGAATCTGCCATGTTGGTTGGAATGTTCAAAAACTCCTCCCTCTTCAATCCTTTACGTAGGGAGGAAATGGTGAAAACCAGGAGAGACGTGGTTTTGGCGCAAATGGCCAAATACGATTACATTACCGAGCAGGAAAAGGACTCCCTACAGGCTTTGAAAATGGATATCAACTTTAATCCAGAGAACCATAGGGAGGGGTTGGCCACGTACTTTAGGATGTATTTGCAGCGTTTCATGAAAGATTGGATCGATAAAAATCCCAAACCTGCCTTACCTGGAGAGCGGGATAAATGGAACATCTATTTGGACGGCTTAAAAATATATACCACTATAGATTCCAAAATGCAGGCCAATGCGGAAGAAGCGGTATACGAACATATGGCTAATTTGCAGACGGAGTTCTTTAATCAAAATACACCGGAGCGTAACCCAACAACTCCCTTCTTGGACCTAACCCCGGAAGAAACGGAAGGCATTATGGAAAGAGCCATGAAAAATTCGGATCGTTGGAGGGGGATGAAAGCCGCTGGAAAATCAGAAGAGGAGATACGGAACTCCTTTTCCAAAAAAACCGAAATGACGGTCTTTGATTGGAAAAGCGATACCCGTGAGAAGGATACAATTATGACCCCAATGGATTCCATTCGGTATTACAAGACCTTTTTACGGGCCGCCATGATGTCCATGGAACCCCAAACGGGCCATGTAAAGGCCTGGGTAGGCGGAATTAATTACAAGCATTTTCAATATGATAATGTTATTCAGGGAGCAAGACAGGTAGGTTCTACATTTAAGCCTTTTGTCTATGCAGCGGCCATTGACCAGTTACGACTTTCCCCCTGTGAAAAGTTGCCGGACACACAATATTGCATTGAGGCAGGCAAACATGGAAATATGGAGGCATGGTGCCCTAGGAATTCAGACTTAAAGTATACAGGTAAGGAAATGACACTGAAAAATGCCTTGGCCAATTCGGTCAATACGGTAACCGCACAATTGATTGACAAAGTAGGCCCCAAATCCGTAGTGGCCATAGCCAAAAATTTGGGTATGTCCGGAGATGTTCCCGAAGTACCCTCTATAGCGTTGGGCACTTTGGATGCCAATATTTATGATATGGTAGGAGCTTATGGTGCTTTCGCCAATCAAGGGGTTTATGTAAAACCGGTTATGGTGACCCGGATAGAGGATAAAAACGGAACGGTACTATACGAATATGTTCCTGAAACAAAAGATGTCTTGAGCAAGGAAGTGTCCTATGCCATGATCGATTTAATGAAAGGTGTGACCCAAGGGGGGTCAGGTACTAGATTAAGGCATAACTACAATAAAAACAATACGGTATATAAGGAAATTATGACAGGGTATCCTTATGAATTGACCAATCCCATTGCTGGTAAAACCGGAACTACCCAAAACAATAGTGATGGCTGGTTTATGGGCATGGTGCCTAATTTGGTCACGGGGGTTTGGGTAGGTGGCGAAGAACGATCGATTCATTTTAAGAACATTCTATATGGACAAGGGGCCTCCATGGCACTGCCCATTTGGGGATTATATATGAAAAAGAATTACGGGAACGAGGAGTTAGGCGTATCCAAAGAGGATTTTGAAAAACCGGAAGATATGACAATAGTTACGGACTGTACCAAGTTCGTAGAAGACCAACAACAAGACTTACAAATCGAGGACGACTTGGACGATTTGGATTTTTAA
- a CDS encoding gliding motility lipoprotein GldH: MLAIFLLASCNTTGVTSEYKSLKGAVWNKDDILEFSFTKMDTVQEYNMFINVRNDDTFPYSNLFLITSLSTPEGEVLQDTLEYTMALPDGTWLGKGTGSLKENKLWYKENIVFPVSGVYTLEVSHAMRKNGTVQGVISLEGVTDVGIEIKKSNP, encoded by the coding sequence ATGTTAGCAATATTTCTTCTCGCCTCGTGTAATACAACTGGGGTCACCTCTGAATATAAGAGCCTAAAGGGGGCTGTTTGGAACAAGGATGATATTCTTGAGTTCAGCTTCACAAAAATGGATACGGTACAGGAATATAATATGTTCATTAATGTACGCAATGACGATACTTTTCCCTACAGCAACTTGTTTTTGATAACATCCCTTAGTACCCCAGAGGGAGAAGTACTACAGGATACTTTGGAATACACTATGGCCTTGCCGGATGGCACTTGGTTGGGAAAAGGGACCGGTAGTTTAAAGGAAAATAAATTATGGTATAAGGAAAACATCGTTTTTCCCGTTTCGGGCGTATATACATTAGAAGTCTCGCATGCGATGCGAAAAAACGGTACTGTTCAAGGAGTGATTTCATTGGAAGGTGTAACCGATGTAGGTATTGAAATAAAAAAAAGTAACCCCTAG